A single genomic interval of Arachis duranensis cultivar V14167 chromosome 7, aradu.V14167.gnm2.J7QH, whole genome shotgun sequence harbors:
- the LOC107457681 gene encoding WUSCHEL-related homeobox 5 (The sequence of the model RefSeq protein was modified relative to this genomic sequence to represent the inferred CDS: added 32 bases not found in genome assembly): MESKGGSSSGSTSKCGRWNPTAEQVSVLSELFRSGLRTPTTDQIQRISNHLSFYGKIESKNVFYWFQNHKARDRHNKRRKLSSSFPHHSKHLNLLHSQSLAEMYQVSEPENNNRVIETLQLFPLNSYVESESEKLRVHANDDENGDHHHHHHHQCMDHDDDTMFSYTLMGEQMEYPPLDLRLSFL, encoded by the exons ATGGAATCGAAAGGTGGGAGCAGTAGTGGAAGCACAAGCAAGTGTGGGCGTTGGAATCCGACGGCAGAACAAGTTTCGGTTCTGAGTGAACTGTTCAGGTCTGGTCTGCGCACCCCAACCACTGATCAGATTCAGCGTATCTCCAACCACCTCAGCTTTTACGGCAAGATTGAGAGTAAGAATGTCTTCTATTGGTTTCAGAACCATAAAGCTAGGGACAGACACAACAAGCGCCGCAagctctcttcttcctttcctCATCACTCCAAGCATCTCAATCTTCTTCACTCTCAAA GTTTAGCTGAGATGTATCAAGTTTCAGAGCCTGAGAATAATAACAGGGT CTTATGTTGAATCCGAATCAGAGAAGCTGAGAGTGCATGcaaatgatgatgaaaatggtgatcatcatcatcatcatcatcatcaatgcaTGGATCATGATGATGATACTATGTTCTCATACACATTAATGGGAGAACAAATGGAGTATCCTCCATTGGACCTGCGCTTGAGCTTCCTCTAA